One region of Polyodon spathula isolate WHYD16114869_AA chromosome 25, ASM1765450v1, whole genome shotgun sequence genomic DNA includes:
- the LOC121299648 gene encoding zinc finger protein 76-like: MDSLGLQAVTLSDGSSSFIQQAIKDGKLIEGDTIQLEDGTTAYIQQVTVQQKDYTPFEDGQAVQLEDGSTAYIHHMLKEGYDPSTVEAVQLEDGSTAYIHHPSGMQASNTILTVHTDGGLEEGTVDPETITTLEQFASKMSESDVVEDNGPSSTGLQQSDSAEDPGAIEVLFQESRSSGKSQQSGEKSHRCQYEGCGRLYTTAHHLKVHERAHTGDRPYRCDVPSCGKAFATGYGLKSHIRTHTGEKPYKCPEDMCTKAFKTSGDLQKHVRIHTGERPFQCPFEGCGRSFTTSNIRKVHIRTHTGERPYMCEEQGCGRGFASATNFKNHMRIHTGEKPYVCTVPGCGKRFTEYSSLYKHHVVHTHCKPYTCNHCGKTYRQTSTLAMHKRTAHGDFEATEEAEQHHSDDGGDQEPDLKRQRIAFLTEEDGGAAPHVAMVAQDVMESQVALMTQDGTQQVSLSHEDLQALGSAITMVTQDGRTIAVPANQGDIAGSGTHTVTVVTADGTEAQSVAIVTDGMMVGDSHGTAQHYQQVALLATANGTQIAVQLEEQQTLEEAISMATAAIQQGSMSQDEVVAERGC; the protein is encoded by the exons ATGGACAGTCTGGGACTTCAAGCAGTGACACTCAGTGACGGCTCTAGCTCATTCATCCAGCAAGCTAtcaaag atgggAAGCTGATTGAAGGAGACACCATCCAGTTGGAGGACGGTACCACCGCGTACATCCAGCAGGTCACCGTGCAGCAGAAAG actaTACCCCGTTCGAGGATGGCCAGGCAGTACAGCTGGAAGATGGCAGCACTGCCTACATTCACCACATGCTCAAAG AGGGCTATGACCCCAGCACGGTGGAGGCAGTCCAGCTGGAAGATGGCAGCACTGCGTACATCCACCACCCCTCCGGCATGCAGGCCAGCAACACCATCCTGACCGTGCACACTGATGGCGGGCTGGAGGAGGGCACCGTCGACCCAGAGACCATCACCACCCTGGAGCAGTTCGCCAGCAAG ATGTCCGAGTCGGATGTGGTGGAGGACAATGGGCCCAGCAGCACCGGGCTTCAGCAGAGCGACTCTGCAGAGGATCCCGGCGCTATCGAG GTGCTGTTCCAGGAGTCGCGCAGCTCAGGGAAGTCTCAGCAGAGCGGGGAGAAGTCGCATCGCTGTCAGTACGAGGGCTGCGGCCGGCTCTACACCACAGCTCACCATTTAAAG GTTCATGAAAGAGCTCACACAGGCGACCGGCCGTACAGGTGTGATGTGCCGAGCTGCGGGAAGGCCTTCGCTACGGGGTACGGCTTGAAGAGCCACATCCGcacacacactggagagaaaccgtacAAGTGTCCTGAAGACATGTGCACCAAGGCCTTCAAGACATCAGGAGACCTGCAGAAACACGTACGCATACACACAG GCGAGCGGCCGTTCCAGTGCCCGTTCGAGGGCTGTGGCCGCTCCTTCACCACCTCCAATATCCGCAAAGTCCACATCCGCACCCACACCGGGGAGCGGCCCTACATGTGCGAGGAGCAGGGCTGCGGGCGGGGCTTCGCCAGCGCCACCAACTTCAAGAACCACATGAGGATACACACAG GTGAAAAACCGTATGTGTGCACTGTGCCAGGCTGTGGAAAGCGCTTCACGGAGTACTCCAGTCTATACAAACACCACGTGGTGCACACGCACTGCAAACCCTACACCTGCAACCACTGCGGGAAGACGTACCGGCAGACCTCCACCCTCGCCATGCACAAGCGCACCGCGCACGGGGACTTCGAGGCCACAGAGGAGGCAGAGCAGCACCACTCCGACG ACGGAGGGGATCAGGAGCCCGATCTGAAACGGCAGCGCATCGCCTTCCTGACTGAGGAGGATGGGGGCGCGGCCCCACACGTTGCAATGGTAGCACAGGACGTCATGGAGTCACAGGTCGCGCTGATGACTCAAGACGGGACACAGCAG GTGAGCCTATCCCATGAGGACCTGCAAGCGCTGGGTTCAGCCATCACCATGGTAACACAGGACGGCAGAACAATTGCAGTCCCTGCCAACCAGGGTGACATCGCTGGGTCTGGCACCCACACAGTTACCGTGGTGACGGCTGATGGAACGGAGGCACAGTCG GTGGCCATTGTAACAGATGGGATGATGGTTGGAGATTCACATGGAACAGCTCAGCATTACCAACAGGTGGCGCTGTTGGCCACAGCAAACGGAACCCAGATAGCGGTACAG CTGGAGGAGCAGCAGACCCTGGAGGAAGCCATCAGCATGGCCACAGCAGCCATTCAGCAGGGCAGCATGTCTCAGGACGAGGTGGTGGCTGAGCGAGGCTGCTGA